In the genome of Xanthomonas translucens pv. cerealis, one region contains:
- a CDS encoding site-specific integrase, with product MSITSTPTADLPPIPSQRPPGGKAVTRSRGDFAALLLRPQSRHPRGRPFTDSEVATIFASPSYERWATDPLLYWAPVLGLCMGLRASEVLCLSVEDIVEQHGVTCIVGWERAAKRIEDLNASRRRSRRMRPAWSIPVPQVLLDAGFLDYVAAIKSREETELFPDSSGKLKQDRAASLRSRFTRYVRSRGIKDGGFPALRQTFGQRIVKADISRAHRKMLTRESERQFLTLKQFFHPVYRMDRFKISLDRSWASALTLPRFVGR from the coding sequence ATGAGCATCACCAGCACGCCTACTGCCGACCTGCCCCCTATCCCCAGTCAACGCCCACCTGGCGGCAAAGCGGTAACCCGCTCCCGAGGCGATTTCGCTGCCTTGCTCTTGCGCCCCCAGTCCCGTCATCCGCGCGGGCGCCCGTTTACCGACAGCGAGGTCGCAACGATCTTCGCCTCTCCAAGCTACGAGCGATGGGCCACCGATCCGCTGCTTTACTGGGCCCCTGTGCTCGGACTGTGCATGGGACTTCGAGCATCGGAGGTGCTGTGCCTTTCAGTCGAGGACATCGTGGAGCAACACGGGGTGACTTGCATCGTGGGTTGGGAGCGCGCCGCCAAGCGCATAGAAGACCTCAATGCCTCCAGGCGCCGGAGTCGAAGGATGCGGCCCGCCTGGTCGATCCCCGTGCCACAAGTGTTGCTTGACGCCGGATTTCTGGACTACGTCGCAGCCATCAAAAGCAGGGAAGAGACAGAGCTATTTCCCGATAGCTCAGGGAAGCTCAAGCAGGACCGTGCAGCGTCGCTGAGGAGCAGGTTCACGCGATACGTGCGTTCACGCGGGATCAAAGACGGCGGATTTCCAGCCCTGCGCCAAACCTTTGGGCAGCGCATCGTGAAGGCTGATATCAGCAGAGCCCATCGCAAGATGCTCACCCGAGAGTCAGAGCGCCAGTTCCTAACGTTGAAGCAGTTCTTCCACCCAGTCTATCGGATGGACCGCTTCAAAATATCTCTGGATAGAAGCTGGGCAAGTGCACTGACCTTGCCACGCTTTGTTGGTAGGTAG
- a CDS encoding thermonuclease family protein, whose translation MVLKGLVVLLLAFSSVPGVAAELVGRATVTDGDTITVAKQRIRLWGIDAPESAQQCTTKDGRAWPCGRRSAAALDGYVLDKTVRCQPKDTDRYGRVVAECFVQGQSVNRWMVSSGWAAAYRQYATAFIADEADARQQRRNLWQGPFQMPADYRRSKREQAARQTPVAAPSIPGGCRIKGNISRQGKKIYHVPGQRDYDRTSIDLSQGERMFCRPEEAARAGWQPARR comes from the coding sequence ATGGTGTTGAAAGGTCTGGTGGTTCTGCTGTTGGCTTTTTCTTCGGTTCCAGGCGTGGCTGCAGAGTTGGTCGGCCGCGCGACGGTCACGGACGGCGACACCATTACGGTCGCAAAACAGCGCATCCGCCTGTGGGGCATCGACGCCCCGGAAAGCGCCCAACAATGCACCACCAAAGATGGGCGTGCCTGGCCCTGTGGCCGACGGTCCGCCGCCGCGCTGGACGGCTATGTGCTGGACAAGACCGTTCGTTGCCAACCCAAGGACACGGACCGCTACGGCCGGGTAGTCGCGGAGTGCTTCGTTCAAGGGCAGTCGGTCAATCGCTGGATGGTTAGCTCCGGTTGGGCAGCGGCCTATCGCCAATACGCCACGGCGTTCATCGCGGACGAAGCCGATGCGCGCCAGCAGCGGCGCAACCTCTGGCAAGGGCCTTTCCAGATGCCCGCGGACTACCGCCGCAGCAAGCGCGAGCAGGCGGCACGCCAGACTCCAGTGGCTGCGCCATCTATACCGGGCGGATGCCGCATCAAGGGCAACATCTCTCGCCAAGGCAAGAAGATCTACCACGTTCCTGGGCAGCGGGACTACGATCGGACCAGCATCGACCTGAGCCAAGGCGAGCGCATGTTCTGCAGACCTGAAGAGGCAGCTCGGGCAGGGTGGCAGCCGGCGAGGCGCTGA
- a CDS encoding tyrosine-type recombinase/integrase, whose protein sequence is MANDLTNELQKYNDHPFGELSFGSVRVGRVTFNNVRLRGREALIGLEELLQAACEKTQRIRVRKDGTRYPEPLPIATPGRQLSEEIADYLRDMTRRNLRPRTIEATARTLSLLQRVCGDIRISRIDHQHIYRLWDLIRWAPPGAASDAELKSLSVEDLIVRGQAIKVEPPAPATLELHRRFLVAFFGTLVKAKAIPVSPMEPFREIKKDLLQDSSKPDRLFSDEELQRIFDPSNFIPWAKKWPHRWWGPILGLYTGARVGEVAQLKVADIIQEREMWCISIRKTIDEDLAGKVGTRSRQSLKGDSAVRVIPLAQPVLDAGFLDFLEDMKACGHPRLFPHLSAGVNKKTGETNARYSQGLLNQFSSYLKDLGFPKGVGFHAFRHTIATELYHRDVPQEEVALITGHSLSKKVPVLQDYYLHKRPDRIRVKQARALELYRPSVELPKYQAGQFKERLRDKQKFYP, encoded by the coding sequence ATGGCAAACGACCTCACCAATGAGCTACAGAAATACAACGACCACCCCTTCGGCGAACTGAGCTTTGGCAGCGTCCGAGTCGGCCGCGTCACGTTCAACAACGTGCGCCTTCGAGGACGCGAGGCCCTCATCGGGTTGGAAGAGCTTCTCCAAGCCGCCTGTGAGAAAACGCAGCGTATCCGAGTCCGGAAGGACGGCACCCGATATCCAGAACCTCTGCCCATAGCCACGCCCGGCCGCCAGTTGTCGGAGGAGATCGCCGACTACCTGCGCGACATGACCCGCCGCAACCTGCGGCCGCGCACCATCGAGGCCACCGCCCGCACGCTGAGCCTTCTGCAACGCGTCTGCGGCGACATTCGGATCTCTCGCATCGACCACCAGCACATCTACCGCCTGTGGGATCTCATCCGCTGGGCTCCCCCAGGCGCGGCTTCGGATGCAGAGCTTAAGTCCTTGTCCGTCGAAGACCTGATCGTGCGAGGCCAGGCCATCAAGGTCGAGCCGCCGGCGCCCGCGACGCTGGAACTGCACCGCCGCTTCCTCGTCGCATTCTTCGGCACGCTGGTCAAAGCCAAGGCCATTCCCGTCTCACCGATGGAGCCCTTCCGCGAAATAAAGAAGGACTTGCTCCAGGATAGCAGCAAGCCCGACCGCCTCTTCAGCGACGAGGAACTGCAGCGCATCTTCGACCCAAGCAACTTCATTCCCTGGGCCAAGAAATGGCCACATCGTTGGTGGGGGCCGATCTTGGGGCTCTACACGGGTGCTCGAGTCGGCGAGGTGGCCCAGCTCAAAGTGGCGGACATCATTCAGGAGCGCGAGATGTGGTGCATTTCCATCCGCAAGACGATCGACGAGGACTTGGCCGGCAAGGTTGGCACGCGGAGCCGCCAGAGCCTCAAGGGGGACTCCGCGGTGCGGGTCATTCCCCTGGCCCAACCGGTTCTGGATGCGGGCTTCCTCGACTTCCTGGAAGACATGAAGGCGTGCGGCCACCCCCGCCTATTTCCCCACCTGTCCGCCGGCGTGAACAAGAAGACGGGGGAGACGAACGCGCGCTACAGCCAGGGGCTGCTCAACCAATTCAGCAGCTACTTGAAGGATCTCGGCTTCCCCAAGGGAGTGGGCTTCCACGCGTTCCGCCATACGATCGCCACTGAGCTCTACCACCGCGACGTGCCTCAAGAAGAAGTCGCCCTCATCACCGGGCATTCGCTGAGCAAAAAGGTGCCGGTCTTGCAGGACTACTACCTCCACAAGCGGCCGGACCGAATCCGCGTGAAACAGGCGCGGGCCTTGGAGTTGTATCGGCCGTCGGTTGAGCTGCCGAAGTATCAGGCGGGGCAGTTCAAGGAGCGGTTGCGGGACAAGCAAAAGTTTTATCCATGA
- a CDS encoding DUF1629 domain-containing protein: protein METTTTNQPKKGEFFHLQPDVRRGGKGHGVVFENREALLTPPRLILRPKDGGFPALREVPRLVYRPSEGVPPEDLEGGFSGYWLVSERLRRVMKAVDPGAFAFVETDYRLADGSKGPNVYLCDVIRTLDALDEDASMLNIEVSDDFEEGKYYDLTGEIRLAFKRDVLGDAHVFRLAFHGGVFCDRFFKDAVEAACIGTDGQSDGLWFYDVVNR from the coding sequence ATGGAAACAACGACGACCAATCAACCCAAGAAAGGGGAGTTCTTCCACTTGCAGCCGGACGTTCGGCGCGGGGGAAAAGGCCATGGGGTTGTCTTTGAGAACCGAGAGGCGCTCCTCACTCCGCCTAGGCTGATTCTGAGGCCAAAGGATGGCGGGTTTCCTGCTTTGCGCGAGGTTCCACGCCTGGTCTACCGCCCCAGTGAAGGCGTGCCTCCCGAAGACCTGGAAGGGGGATTCAGCGGCTACTGGTTGGTTTCAGAGCGCCTGCGTCGAGTGATGAAAGCGGTAGATCCTGGGGCGTTCGCGTTTGTCGAGACAGACTATCGCTTGGCCGATGGCTCGAAGGGGCCAAACGTTTACCTGTGCGACGTGATTCGCACATTGGACGCGTTGGATGAGGATGCTTCTATGCTCAACATCGAAGTCAGTGACGATTTCGAGGAGGGCAAGTATTACGACCTGACGGGGGAAATTCGCTTGGCTTTCAAGCGTGATGTCCTGGGTGATGCGCACGTTTTTAGGTTGGCTTTCCATGGGGGTGTTTTCTGCGACCGGTTTTTCAAGGACGCCGTGGAAGCAGCCTGTATCGGCACCGATGGACAATCGGACGGCCTTTGGTTCTACGACGTGGTCAACCGATAA
- a CDS encoding JAB domain-containing protein, protein MKRSTKDRTAQYQLQMDEEGILLAAATILEQRLQRLGKIHSPEQACSYLVARCAHLPHEVFGCIFLDTKHHILATEHLFTGTIDGCEIHNRVVAKRALDLNAVAVILFHNHPSGNPEPSQADRQVTERLKQALALLDIRVLDHLVIGGRQHVSLASRGWA, encoded by the coding sequence ATGAAGCGCAGCACCAAGGACCGCACGGCCCAATACCAACTCCAGATGGACGAGGAGGGCATCTTGCTCGCAGCAGCCACCATCTTGGAGCAACGCCTCCAACGGCTGGGCAAAATCCACAGCCCCGAGCAGGCCTGCAGCTACCTGGTCGCCCGTTGCGCCCACCTGCCGCACGAAGTCTTCGGGTGCATTTTTCTCGACACCAAGCACCACATCCTGGCCACCGAGCACCTCTTCACCGGCACGATCGACGGATGCGAAATCCACAACCGGGTCGTCGCCAAGCGCGCCCTGGACCTCAACGCCGTCGCGGTCATCCTCTTCCACAACCATCCGAGCGGGAACCCGGAGCCCAGCCAAGCCGACCGCCAAGTCACCGAGCGCCTGAAGCAGGCGCTGGCGCTTCTCGACATCCGAGTCCTTGACCACCTGGTCATCGGTGGCCGGCAGCACGTCAGCCTGGCAAGCAGGGGGTGGGCATAG